From one Leishmania major strain Friedlin complete genome, chromosome 33 genomic stretch:
- a CDS encoding putative deoxyribodipyrimidine photolyase encodes MKRGRSCSPSTGSAAAEKRLHTEREEVALFLFRRDLRVVDNTGLQALCDEAVRRSIPVLPAFFFNPIQCDKKRNAYFGDAFFQFFCESLVDLDGAAQLNGGLVCLRGSDEDCLRRIRDSGYEVKVLGFNEDYTPFALARDRLLRDYADKQGIVCVTGPHDYSLRPLDEVVKDSEQPYSVFTPFYNKFTAEHARKVAVPLMVNVSKVQAMLVSQPKKCLEHHLVDPALVYTHMPQVQDHGGRTEGMKRLACVERLKQYADVRDDIAGDRTSHLSPHMKCGTVSTREVWHASVQALGTGHAFTRQLVWREFYAMLAFTRPRLLQGQLNSFIGQQDIVKATQPKQNAPFQPLYDNYKWSWKAEHFEAFKEGRTGVPLVDAAVRCLTATGWCHNRCRLVISNFAVKVLGIDWRECERWFATVAVDYDVASNNGGWLWSSGQGADAQPYFRTFNAFRQSERFDPDCKFIFQWVPELAKVPPSVVHHWEEYCAKARGRATATHSRKRSGQVKAKEYPTSYPAPIVDIKAATKAIIEEFKKYGKYKEN; translated from the coding sequence ATGAAGCGTGGCCGCAGTTGCTCCCCGTCCAccggctcggcggcggcagaaaaGAGGTTGCACacggagcgggaggaggtAGCGCTGTTTCTCTTCCGCCGCGACTTGCGCGTGGTGGACAACACCGGCCTGCAGGCGCTCTGCGACGAGGCCGTGCGCCGTTCCATcccggtgctgccggcgtTCTTCTTCAACCCGATTCAATGTGACAAGAAGAGGAACGCGTACTTTGGCGACGCCTTTTTTCAGTTCTTCTGCGAGTCCCTCGTAGACTTggacggtgcggcgcagctcaaCGGTGGACTGGTGTGCCTGCGCGGCAGTGACGAGGATTGCTTGCGGCGCATCCGAGACAGCGGCTATGAGGTGAAAGTGCTTGGGTTCAACGAGGACTACACCCCCTTTGCCCTCGCGCGCgatcggctgctgcgcgactaCGCAGACAAGCAGGGCATCGTGTGCGTGACAGGGCCTCACGACTACTCGCTGCGTCCTCTGGATGAGGTGGTCAAGGACTCTGAGCAGCCGTACAGCGTCTTCACTCCGTTCTACAACAAGTTTACGGCCGAGCATGCACGCAAGGTGGCGGTACCGCTGATGGTGAATGTGAGCAAGGTGCAGGCGATGCTGGTTTCGCAGCCGAAAAAGTGCCTGGAGCATCACCTGGTGGATCCAGCGCTTGTGTACACGCACATGCCGCAGGTGCAGGACCACGGCGGTCGTACAGAGGGGATGAAGCGATTAGCGTGCGTGGAGAGGCTGAAGCAGTACGCAGATGTCCGCGACGACATCGCAGGAGACCGCACCTCGCACCTCAGCCCACACATGAAGTGCGGCACGGTGTCGACGCGGGAGGTGTGGCACGCCAGCGTGCAGGCGCTTGGCACTGGGCACGCGTTCACTCGTCAACTTGTGTGGCGCGAGTTCTATGCGATGCTGGCCTTCACGCGCCCACGGCTCTTGCAAGGGCAGCTGAACTCGTTCATTGGCCAGCAGGACATTGTTAAGGCGACGCAGCCGAAGCAGAATGCACCGTTTCAGCCGTTGTACGACAACTACAAGTGGAGCTGGAAGGCAGAGCACTTTGAGGCGTTCAAGGAGGGGCGCACCGGTGTACCGCttgtcgacgccgccgtgcggtGTCTGACTGCCACCGGCTGGTGCCACAACCGTTGCCGCTTAGTCATCTCCAACTTTGCCGTCAAGGTGCTGGGAATCGACTGGCGCGAGTGTGAGCGGTGGTTTGCGACGGTGGCTGTGGACTACGACGTCGCGAGCAACAACGGTGGCTGGCTGTGGTCCTCGGGCCAGGGTGCGGACGCGCAGCCGTACTTTCGCACCTTCAACGCATTCCGCCAGTCGGAGCGCTTCGACCCGGACTGCAAATTCATTTTTCAGTGGGTGCCTGAGCTGGCGAAGGTGCCGCCGAGCGTCGTGCACCACTGGGAGGAGTACTGTGCGAAGGCTAGGGGCAGGGCGACTGCTACCCACTCGAGGAAACGGAGTGGCCAAGTGAAGGCAAAGGAATATCCCACATCGTATCCCGCGCCGATTGTGGACATCAAGGCCGCCACCAAGGCGATCATTGAGGAGTTCAAGAAGTATGGCAAGTACAAGGAGAACTAG